The Kosmotoga arenicorallina S304 genome segment CATCTCCCATCACTTTGATATTTATCATGTTCTCAGAAACTGCTGATGAAGGAACGGTAAAGGCTTTGGGCCCATACTCAATTCTCAAGCCATCTGTATCAAAAAAGACATTAAATTCCGGCGAAGGATCTCCATCAGGGGCTGTTATGATAAACGTCACATCGGGATCAAAAGAAGGCACATTATGGTTTTCGTCAAGGGTAATTTCAATTGAGGAAGCTGGAAAAGTATCAAGGTATTCCTGTTTCCATTTCTGATAAATAGTATATGGATCTTCAGAGATATGATGATACCAGCCAGGATAAAGCTCTTCGACATTTTCTATGCTAACAGACTTTGCAGTTAACGTTCCAGTAATAATTTCCCCGGGTGTACTGGAGTCAGTGAGAAGGATATTGACATCATCCAAAATAATCGCTTTTCCATAAATCAAGTCCCCCACTATCTTCGGATTTCTTTTTCCGCCGCCTACTTTTCTCATCACCGAAAATATTCTATCTGATGCCGCGAACCTAACCGCAGGTAAATAAACATCAATCACATCCGCAACAAGGCCTGCCCCCGCTTTGCTTACGGGTTCTCCTGATTCACTATCCTTCAGTGTAGCTGTTACAAGATACTTGTTTCCAATTTCATAAGCATACACATCAAAGGCGTATTTCCCGTTTCCAAGTGCCGGGTCATTACTTAATGCGTTAATATAACTACTCAGATCTATGCACGGAGTCTCTGGCGTTAATTGGTTTAGATATTGCACCCAGTAGTAAGTTTCAATCCCTGAGCGGTTGCCGATTTTCTGCTTGAAATACTCTATGCCATCCCAGGTAGATGACAGTTCCAGGGAATTGTTTTCAACCAGGATATACCCAGCTGCCTCTATGGCATTTTCAAGGATGGTCTGCTTCTCTGAAACTATTTTGAAGCTATTCAGCTCATTTGCAGTTCTATTCAATTGAGTGCCAACTGCCAAAAGGATAAGGGTGCCAAAAATGAGCAAAATCATGGTTAGTGGAAGAGCAAATCCTTTATTTCTTGGCTTAAAGTGATGATATGAAAACATATCCCATCACTTCCTTGTTAGTGGCTTTGTCCATAATTGCCACAGTAAATCTGTACAGATCGCTATATCCCTGAACACCATCATAGCTCAATGAACTAATTTCAAAACTATCAAATCCCGATAAGGGTAAATAGTGCTCATTTAAATTGCTTTTCAAAGAAATCATGAAATCATCAATATCATCATTTCCGATAAGATCGCGAAGGCGCGAGTTATGCCTTAAATGGTTTTCAACGAGCTTCATAACTGCCTCTATTTCTGAGGTTCGCGAAATACTCGTTGAAAGCTCTTTGTATTTAAGAGCCAGGAATATACCTGAAGATATGAAGATTGAAAGGATGGCTAAAACCAATAGCACTTCGATCAACGAGAATCCCCTTTTAATAGAACCTCACCGCCCCTTCTGTATGCTTTTGTGCTATGGGTAACGAAGAAGGGCTGTAATAAGTAAGTGTTGCATCGTATTTTATATAATCCGTATCAGGTATAAGACTCACGCTAAAGGAATCTATATTGTTTGCAATAATGGAATTGATAAGAGCGCCGGAATCATCTTTTGGCAAAATATAAATTAATGCCCTGCTCTCTGAATCATATGTAATAGTGGAGACAGCTGTTACCCAGCCCGTCTGGTTATTTGCAGGTATATTTGATATCAACGTAATTGAGCTTTCAGAAGGTGCTTGAAGATCCGAGATTTCCGAAATTGTCGCAACCAAAGTCCATTGGCGTGAAATGATATTTTGAATTGAAGTATGAAGTTTTACAATTTCTGAATCGAGTTCCATTGAAGCTTTAAGCTGATTTGACATTTTAAAAGACAAATTAGAAACCACCACAACAGAAAGCAGAACAATGCTCGAAACAGCCATTGCAACAAGTACTTCTGTAAGTGAAAATCCCCTCCTTCTTTCCATGATATCACCTCTATAATAACCGCTTCGTCCATTATTCGATTTAATTTATTAATATGATAGCTCGTATTATTTTCAATGCAATTATCGTTCTGTTATTTTTTAGGAGCAGTTGCATTTTAAAAGCTACAGGCATAATCCACATTTCATTTTTTATACAATTTTTAGAAATGTTTTTTTAGAATAGTGATTTTATGCGTTTATTCTGGAAATCAAAGGCATTCAGCTTACAGTTGAAATTCAAAGGTGATTGACGTAAAATTGTTAGGAATCCGAACATTGTTTGAACCGGCTGTGTATAGAACCGAGAGCTGATATTCGTTGTAGGTTGTTGGTTGTAGGTTGTACGTAGCTTGAAAAGCCGAGAACCGAAAGGGCGAGAATGGAACGAGAACCGAGAGAATCCGAGAACTGATGGAAATAATTGACGTACAACGAACAACGCACAACGTACAACGATTTTCTTGTTTCTCGAATCTCGAGTCTCGGATCTCGGAGAGAACTTCTAAACACCAGCAGAGCTGGTCGTGGCAACTCCGAAGGAGTTCATAACACTGGCATAGCCAGTCATAGCCACGCGCAGCGTGCTTAGCAGCTGCAAAGCAGCTCCCGGTTTCTTGAATCTCGGTTTCTCGATTAACAGTTGAGGTGCTATATGAAATACAGTTTATTGAAATCATATTTAAAGCATGATGAAGCTTCTGATATAAGAAAAAGGCTATTTGCCATAGCACTTCCCGCAATTGGAGAAAATGTTCTTCAAATGTTGCTGGGCATTGCGGATACAGCCTTTCTCGGTCATTATGACTGGCGGGCTATTGGTGGCGTGGGCACAGCCAACCAGATAATTTTTATTCTTCAAGCAGTATTGGTGGCTATTTCGATGGGTACAATGGTATTTATTTCGAATAGTCTTGGTGCTAATAACAAGAAAAAGGTTAATTCCATTGCCTGGCAGGCTGTTTATCTCTCCACGGCAACAGGCCTGGGACTTGCTTTATTATCCGTTTTTTCAGGTAATTTTATTGATATCTTTTTCCCTTCCGCTGAGGAAGCGATCAAGCAGATTGGTGCAGATTACCTGAAAATAGTCCTGGCAGGTATTCCCGGCTTGAGCTTCATGGTTATAATCGCTTCCGCACTTCGGGGAGCGGGAGATACCCGTTCGCCTATGTATGCAGCAATGATAGCCAATGGTTTGAATGTATTTCTTGATTACAGCTTGATTTTTGGAAAATTTGGCTTTCCTGAGCTCGGTGCAAAAGGTGCGGCTTATGCCACAGTTACTTCAAGAGCAGTGGCTTCAGTTATTTTACTTATACTGCTATACACCAACAAAAGAATAGGCATGACGAAAAAGCCTGTCAAGAGCTCATGGAAAAGTGTGAAAGAAGTCTTCTCCATTGGCCTTCCCACGGCCTTTGAAAATTTTTCATTTTCCTTTGGTATTCTGATATTTGCTAATATCCTTTTAATGGCTGGTTCAGAAGCTTATGCAGCTCACAGAATAGGGATTAATGTTGAATCTATTTCTTTCATGCCTGCCTGGGGAATCAATGTAGCAGTTATGGCTCTCGTCGGTTACTTCAACGGCTCAGGTGATTTGAAAAAAGTCATCGGAACAGCAAGACAGGGCTGGCTTGTGGGTTTGGGATTTGGAACTGTTATAGGGGCTTTTATCTTCCTCTGGCCTGAGGGTTTTATCAGGATATTCACCTCGGAAAAGTCAATAATTGAAATTGCAGTGCTTCCTGTGAAGTTAATCGGTCTATTCCAGATTGT includes the following:
- a CDS encoding prepilin-type N-terminal cleavage/methylation domain-containing protein, which translates into the protein MERRRGFSLTEVLVAMAVSSIVLLSVVVVSNLSFKMSNQLKASMELDSEIVKLHTSIQNIISRQWTLVATISEISDLQAPSESSITLISNIPANNQTGWVTAVSTITYDSESRALIYILPKDDSGALINSIIANNIDSFSVSLIPDTDYIKYDATLTYYSPSSLPIAQKHTEGAVRFY
- a CDS encoding MATE family efflux transporter translates to MKYSLLKSYLKHDEASDIRKRLFAIALPAIGENVLQMLLGIADTAFLGHYDWRAIGGVGTANQIIFILQAVLVAISMGTMVFISNSLGANNKKKVNSIAWQAVYLSTATGLGLALLSVFSGNFIDIFFPSAEEAIKQIGADYLKIVLAGIPGLSFMVIIASALRGAGDTRSPMYAAMIANGLNVFLDYSLIFGKFGFPELGAKGAAYATVTSRAVASVILLILLYTNKRIGMTKKPVKSSWKSVKEVFSIGLPTAFENFSFSFGILIFANILLMAGSEAYAAHRIGINVESISFMPAWGINVAVMALVGYFNGSGDLKKVIGTARQGWLVGLGFGTVIGAFIFLWPEGFIRIFTSEKSIIEIAVLPVKLIGLFQIVLATDFVATGALRGVGDTKFPMFASMTAMWFIRIPLGFVLVKYFNLGLLGAWTGMMADMAYRMSLKVLRFLSGAWEKRAKKVREEAAYNE
- a CDS encoding type II secretion system protein — protein: MKRGFSLIEVLLVLAILSIFISSGIFLALKYKELSTSISRTSEIEAVMKLVENHLRHNSRLRDLIGNDDIDDFMISLKSNLNEHYLPLSGFDSFEISSLSYDGVQGYSDLYRFTVAIMDKATNKEVMGYVFISSL